A stretch of DNA from Cannabis sativa cultivar Pink pepper isolate KNU-18-1 chromosome X, ASM2916894v1, whole genome shotgun sequence:
GACCAAAACAAAACAACTATCACATTAAATGACCTGCAAAAGGCTTAGGTTCTAAAGGTCTTCTAGAAACTCTAACTCCATAGTTTTTCTTATTCggaaaagtataaaaaaatggCGTACTCGCATTACAATTTTAATCCAAAAACTGAATATCCTAAAAGGATAATCTGATCTCCATAACTTCCCCAAAATATgtagtctcccttgataatgcTGATCCCAAGGTCTCTCAAGTACCTGCAATGGCAAAGTAGAATGCTCATAAACCTTGTAAGAACTTTAGACAACATTGGCCAGCAATTTGAAATCACACTACAATGAGCATATGCTGCATATCATATCAATTTGTTCCTCGTCTATAAGTAAGTTTCCACACTTGCATCTTCCACAACTTGGTTCCTTTCATTTAAAGTAAGTTAGATTTTCATGGTTGATAGAGTGCTCAATTCAgaataattaaacaaaaaagaaaaaaaaaacaaaatcaagCTTTGCATTTAGAGGAATATCATAATTGTAAATTACCATAACACCCACTAATACACACCTAATGAGTCTCTCATTACAGACTGCACCAAAAGACATACATAACAGTTTAAAGTATTGATTTAACATATAGAAATCAATAGTCAGATCACTTAAAGTCAGTGGAAAagcagaaaataaaaaatttaccattaaaacaaatttaattACGCAAGCACAAAATCTGACTATAACGAATTATGTTCTTTTACTAAGGCTAGCAAAAGAAATGAAAAGAGAACCTACAATGCAGCCTCATTGCCTTCCTTTGGATCATTGAATGTTGAAGTGCATCACCCGTCTTTTCCACTCCTCCCTATCAATCCCAATCCCAATTCTTACTTATCAACCAAATTTAATATGCTAACAAAACCCCTAGCTACTTTATGCCTATTCCATCAAGCAAAATAAGACTAACTAGAGATATCCACGAGTCAATGTTAAAAAGTACCAAAGGATCATTTAAGGATAAACGTAAatttaatgaaaaagaaaaatcagttcTCATTTCATTCTTTGTTATATTTCCTAGACAGCATGACTCACAAAGAGACTATTAGCGATCTTGACAAGAACGACGGAAGGTACCATGAGACAGCTCGCAAAAAGCCCGCACGTTGACAGCCAAATGAGAAGTTAAACAGGTTGCAGCCGCACCTATCGGCAGGAGAGACTGTATGCATCCCAATTCTCCCAAGTGCCTAAAAATGCCACACCATCGTAAACTTAGTAAATAACATATGAATAAAACGTTTATATAATCAATACACACCAGGGCAATGAAAGATCTATGTAACAAGTCTTTCTAGTAGAAAGCCCTGAATTATATTATAACCACCAAGTTCAAGAGTATAAACCCGAACAATAGAAAACCATAATGAATACTGTACAAGATTATCATTTCATTAAGGAAGAAAGGCATATCTTTAGATACTCACTTAACGGATATACCTGGTTTTTCTCTAGTGTTCACTAACACAAACTGGGAATTTTCTACATTTTATTGTTGTTAGGTGCTTAAACTAAATTAAAGGCAAAACATAGTAAGCAAAAAGAGCACATTTGCACTGTAAAACCTATTATTTCCCCAAAATCGAATATTTTCCAAAGTCCAAATCTTTGAGGGGTAATTTATCAGAATTCAGCAGAAAACACAAAACCCTAATCGAAAAGAGTGAAAAGTGATTAAAGGAAGGAATGAAGTGAAAAGGTAAACCTGGGAGAGGAGAAGGAGAGACGACGAGGAGGGGCAGCGACGTTGGGAGGACGCAATCGAGGGAGCGAGGGAGCAGAGCGTTGAGCCGAAACCCTAGCGCTAGAGATGAGGGAACGAGAGAGCGATCCAGCAGAGCGCCAAGCCATTTTGGGAGATGGTTGATGGCTGTTGCAGTTGCGAGAGAGGAAGGGGTAAGGGGAGGCTTTGGCCGAGGGCTTTTGCGAGGGTTTAACGAGGTGTGACTGTGGCTGTATATTTCTACAAAACTCGATCTGCAACATGCATTTGCAGCCCTTGattcttatttattattatttttttaaaaaaaaaaaatactaaattacACTAGTAATACTTTATTAGTTCAATTAAGTATGAGATCTCGTATACATGTTTAGAGGTGATAGGTACACTgtaatgtcttttttttttcttaaacaaTGGTAGATTttagattttatgttttttttattaaatttgaaatttacgttttttttattattttttttaaaagaaaatgtcTCAAAACTATATCTCTTAAAAGTAGTGTCGAATATTCTCGCTATTAGTCTAATTAAGTATCAGATCTCATATATATGTCAAGAGGTAATAAGTACACAAATGCTTAATAGCaatgctttttttttcttaaacattagtttttattaaatttgagttttgatgtttttttttattattattatttaattagagaaAATATCTCAAAGAAACTCCACCTCTCATGACATGTTTACTTAAAGGGAATGCTAATCAATTGTATGGTATTGATTctcataaaattatttactaaattttggaaaaagATAAAGTAATAGACGCCACACAAATTAGgaaaaaaataaagggaaagaTTCTTCCATTTCCTAACTTATTTTATTCGATTAGGGCCAGGGTCTAGATTCGTTCGAGTTGAGTTCTGGGTCTAGGTCGAAGTCACCATTTGAGTTAGGTCAGGGTTAAGTTCATATCAAGATCTCAAAGTAATgaagtattttataaaataaaaaataaaaattacttttaaaaaataataaccaaTCTCGTCTTTTGTtttgaaaatttcaaaaaagtgttcttgttctattttttaaaacacaatTTGTAAAACACTCTATTTTTAGTGTTTTGCTTTCTTTCTACCATTAAGCAAGATAATTTCAAAAGCGATGCCACCACAAACTATATCACCAAGGTGGCCATTTCTGATGGGAAGCACACCGATCTAGTGCTTCTTGGGATCCTTGAACCTGACCTTGAGATGCCATGAACATTAACCCTCAGTCCTCAGAGTGGATTAGGGTTGAACTCAACTCTTTGGAAGTTCTTCCACCCATTCTCCATCTTCCATAACTGAAGATGGAGATGTTGATGCGGTAAAAAGAAGAAAGTAAAGCTTTTTTCCTTAGCATAATCTTTAATGCTAGTTTAGCATTTCATATAACCCTCGTTACAACTATCATAGGTCATAGTAAACGAGACATCTTTTACCATTTAGAAATTCACACTATTTTTGGTATCTTAACCAACAAAAATGAAAATTCTtctcagcaaaaaaaaaatggcaattTCTTCTCGAATAAAGGTTTATGTTTAATGTTTAATACAAATGataattcaattaattattGTCGGACGAGTCATTAGTCTAATAATTCATAAAAATGACTCTCACAGGCTAACAAAGAATTAAATGTAAACTggttaaaagaagaaaaaaaaaatgctcttTAATTTAAAGAAGGCTcaaaatcttaattttaaagcTTTAGTTGCCTATTGAAACACAGTAAGTTTTGACACATTTTAGTTGCCTATTGAAAGTGAAGACCCTGCCAGCTGATATATTGGTCATGACTGTACTCCCTCTATAGTGTAATCTTTGGATAGAATTTTGGTCCTTTGACCAAATACCAACTTCATGAAGATCACCTTCTTTCCAGCAGATGTTAACCGTCACCCCACCGCGTGCCTTGAGACCTTTTACACAGCCATTTGCCCACTTATCACGAGGCAGAGCTGGAAGTAAGAAAAGGTCCTTTGTAGTACTTTGAACAAGCATTTCTGCAATTGCTGCTGAAAATCTGCCACCAAAAacacaaaaacatgaaaaatggcTTTGTATTGTTAATCTTATAACTTATCACCAAGTCCCTCATGTCAAGGCTTTCAAATTGAGTTAGATTTTTTAATGTGAGAATATAAAAAAAGCTGATGTGATACAGTTCAGTTTCGATCAAATTCCATCAGGAGCAGAGTTGTTCAGAGACATAACACAGAATGTGGCTCACCCAAAGTTGGCATCTATTTGGAAAGGAGGGTGTGCCGTGAACAAGTTGCTATAGAGTCCTCCCTCGTAATCAGCTTCGTGATCTGGATCCACCAAATCAATTAGATGTTTGATCATACGATAGGCGTGCTCGCTGTTGTGAAGACGAGCCCACAATGAAGCTTTCCATGTTGTTGACCATCCAGGACCTTCCTctcctgttttttttttttttcaaaaaaaaagataatatgtAATTtggtataaaaataaataccatCATGACAACATAATAAATTTCATGCAGGTTCATAAAATCTTAATAGGCCAAATGGATATCCTCTTTTTAGTCTTTTCTTCATCATAGTCATTATACACATACCTCTTTTAAAGAGAGTATAGTCTGCAGCTTTACAGAGCTCTGGAGTTTTGTCAACAGTTATTGTGTGCCCTGGAAACAGGCCAAAAAGATGCGATACATGTCGATGATGCGGGTCTGGATCCTCAAAATCTTGTGCCTGCCATAAATAAAGCAGAAAAAAAGATCTAAGCTCTCATTTTATGAGCAGATTCTCAACATATATGAGATCTGCACAAGGTTGTATAAGATGGAACAAAGGATAAAGCTTACCCATTCCATAATGGAACCATCTCTAGCAATTTTTGTAGGTGGAAGCTTGGATTGAGCCTCTTGGACTTTTGTAAGAAGAGCATCCTGACTACCCAAAATCTGTTTATAGAGAAAATTTATTATCAAAGCACACAGATTTAACAGGCAAGGAATGCTTCAGCTGTTGAAACAAGAGCTCGACCTCAGAAGCAGAGATAAATGCAGAGAAAACTTCTTTAATAATAGCAATGTCCATGGTTGCTGAGTAGCTCACGCTGGCTTGCTTGCCCTCTGGAGACATAAACATATGCTCTGGAGAAGTTGATGGGTTTGTTTCTAGATATCCTCCAGGGCCTTCAATCAACCAATCCAACAGAAATGAAGTACATCCTTCCAACAAAGGATATGccttatttttcagaaaatcctaattatgtaaaaaagttatacatatatgtatattagaAACATTTGCCCACCAGAAATTTGAATAAGAGTAAGCACTAAGATTTCCTATATCATCCATAAACTTGCATGGAAGTTTTTCTTGGACTGAATCTGTGATGTTACATGATTGGATATAGCTAAGAAAGAGTTCGACAGTTCAGCATTCATACAGGTTACtgagtttgtaaaaattattaattttatataaaactcCCTGCTGAGGGTGAAATGAAAATGCTTACAATGAACACAACCCATTTGACTGATTATGCAAGAATGTAAGGATTCGAGTAGGAAGAGGTATACAGCAGAAGCTTACTTTGTCCATTGTGTAAGTAAAATGTTCCCATAGATGGGTGCAGAGCCAAGCTCCTCCCATTGGCCATAAAGCCCACACAGCTTCACCCCGATCTGGTGATGTTTTTGCCCATAAGTCAGAAACTTGATGAGCAACCCAGCCACTGGCCTCATAGTTCACCTGAAAGTTTGTTCTAAGTAAATAAAACAATTCGCccattctctctctttctcttatcCATCGAATTGGCCTCAAAATCAGGGTACTTCCACAGCAATATGTGAAAAAATAAACGGTAAATGCAACTAGAAAGAGCTGAATCTTACTTTGGCAGTTTTACTCCCAGTTTCTGATAAAgatgatatgtaatcaaataatGGCTCCTGGCATTCTTTTAGGTTGCAAGAAAGGGAAGGCCAATAGTTCATTTGAAGGTTGATATTCAGATGAGGAGCACCACTGCATGGTAAAGAGCTCTGAATGTGTCACAAAAATGGAACTTGAAGCCACATAAAATGCTGATGCAATGTAACTTGCATTATAGAGTTAGCAACTCAAAGGCAAGAAGGCAATCATTCCAACTAGTTAATCCTCTctgaattaaatttataatatctatATCATCCTGTAAAGCTTAACTCTGCACATATCTATTTTTGTTTGAAGAATTAAGATGCTGAGAGAAAGAGTTACATACTCCCATGCAGGCTCCACGTCCTTGTTCCAAATACCCTGCAGGTTCGCCGGCTGAGTTCCTGGTCGTGAACAAGATATAAGCAGATAACGACCATACTGGAACAATAGCTCCACAAAGGAAGGATCTTCATCAGTTTTGAAAGATTTAACCCTGTCTGCAGTTGAGATAGATATGTCATTGTTTTTTGAGATGCTCTTGGAACTTTTTGAAAGCTCCAACGAGACACGATGGAACAAATTCTGATAGTCACTCAAATGATGAGCTAAGAGGTCAGAATATGACAACTCTTTTATTGCATTTAAAGCTTTCAGAGTGTCAGAAGATGGATCTTTCTTAGAATCAACAGGCTTTGTAAATGGCCCATCAAATGAAGACGAGGCCAACAGAAGCAAGACAGCAGAATCTGAATTCTTAATCACTAACTTCTTATCATCCAAAACACGAATGACCCCATTGCTGCCACTAATCTGCAAATTAAGAACTGCAGAAAACTGAACTCCCTTTGGATTGTCATTGTCATTCACCTTTGGTCGGATCCTTCTACCAGGACAGCTCCCTTCCATTAGAATTTGAGTTGTCCCTTTCACTTCAGAATGGTGATGCATCTTGCTGTCTAAAAATACTGTAAATGAAAGAGACCCCGGTTTACTGGCTGAAATCTTTGTTACGACCACTTGATCAGGATTTGAAGCAAAATGTTCCCGAGTAAATTCTACATCACCGacagaatattttatttttactgttGCAGTGTCTAAGTCCAGCTCTCTACTGTATGTGTCCTTGGCGTAATCAATATGAGAGGGATCAAATTCTAGCTTAATGTCTCCTAGTAGTTGATAAACCTTCATTACACAATGTAATCATAATGTTAGATAACTTTCATTGCATATGgaactcatcaaatttagttccTACATTAACAATAATCAGTTATAACTAGTACAAAACAACAGAGGTAGACATAATTCCAtccatttttcatttttgctGAGTAATTGATAAAATGTACATACATCAGAAGGATCTGCTGACAGCTTGACTGCTTCTTTTGTAGCTTCAACATATTCTCCATTGTCAACAAGCTTTCTAACCTCTGCTAGTGCTTCGGGAGCTTTGGGGTTCGTATAATTTCCCGGAGTTCCAGTCCATAACGTGTCATCTACAATATTCACAATAAGCTTGCTAAGAATCACATCTTATTTATGCACGAGAACAATTCTAACTAAGCCATTTTCAAACACCAACTTTTAAGAAATCAACAGTTGAACAGTTCCGTTCTAATTCAGATTACAAGACAAAAGTAAAGCTGTGTGTTTTACATCACTTTGTTGGAAAAAATGGATTTCCTTTCCTCCTATTTggatttaaacaaaaaaaattgagacCATTATAGATATATTCAggaaaacaaaaatatttatataatttttcccTCAATGATTTACCTAGTTTTTTCTCTAACAAAATATTTCCTTCCTAAGCATTTCACATTTCATATGTCTGTTTAGAATTATATCTTATACAGTTGTGTATATAATCGAAGAGTTTAGTTTCATAATCTCTTAACACAAACAGATAACCATTAATCTTAACATTACCCTGTTTCGTACAATGTACCCATAATCGACAACCAGATCAAATAAACATAGCAGAAAAAGATTTGAAAATGGAGCTTCACCGTTGAGCTGGAGAGTGTCAGAGGCAACACCACCCCAAACCATGGCACCAAGGCGACCATTTCCGATTGGAATCGCATCGGTCCAGTGTTTGGCAGGCTCAGTAAAAGTAAGCTTTAAAGGCTTGGTATCATCGTCGTTGAGCGAACTCGGGTGCCACATGTCCTTCTCCGGCGGTGGCTGAACCAGAACCCATCCACTATCCTCCATAGGTTTTTGTTGTGGGTTTAGTAATTAAGCAGTAGCAGTAGTAGTAGTAGCAAAGGGTAATGGGGGAGTAGTTGGGGAATAAGTAGTGACCAAAACTGAGATTAGCTTCGCCATTATTTGATGATTTTCAGACGCCATAAACAAGGCCCCACGTCACCTGGTACCTTTTGTAGCTTTCctaattactattattattattattattattattattatgtg
This window harbors:
- the LOC115703154 gene encoding uncharacterized protein LOC115703154 isoform X1; translation: MAWRSAGSLSRSLISSARVSAQRSAPSLPRLRPPNVAAPPRRLSFSSPRHLGELGCIQSLLPIGAAATCLTSHLAVNVRAFCELSHGTFRRSCQDR
- the LOC115703154 gene encoding uncharacterized protein LOC115703154 isoform X2 encodes the protein MAWRSAGSLSRSLISSARVSAQRSAPSLPRLRPPNVAAPPRRLSFSSPRHLGELGCIQSLLPIGAAATCLTSHLAVNVRAFCELSHGRSGKDG
- the LOC115703154 gene encoding uncharacterized protein LOC115703154 isoform X3 — protein: MAWRSAGSLSRSLISSARVSAQRSAPSLPRLRPPNVAAPPRRLSFSSPRHLGELGCIQSLLPIGAAATCLTSHLAVNVRAFCELSHGT
- the LOC115703154 gene encoding uncharacterized protein LOC115703154 isoform X4, with protein sequence MLQIEFCRNIQPQSHLVKPSQKPSAKASPYPFLSRNCNSHQPSPKMAWRSAGSLSRSLISSARVSAQRSAPSLPRLRPPNVAAPPRRLSFSSPRHLGELGCIQSLLPIGAAATCLTSHLAVNVRAFCELSHGT
- the LOC115703027 gene encoding alpha-L-fucosidase 2, giving the protein MEDSGWVLVQPPPEKDMWHPSSLNDDDTKPLKLTFTEPAKHWTDAIPIGNGRLGAMVWGGVASDTLQLNDDTLWTGTPGNYTNPKAPEALAEVRKLVDNGEYVEATKEAVKLSADPSDVYQLLGDIKLEFDPSHIDYAKDTYSRELDLDTATVKIKYSVGDVEFTREHFASNPDQVVVTKISASKPGSLSFTVFLDSKMHHHSEVKGTTQILMEGSCPGRRIRPKVNDNDNPKGVQFSAVLNLQISGSNGVIRVLDDKKLVIKNSDSAVLLLLASSSFDGPFTKPVDSKKDPSSDTLKALNAIKELSYSDLLAHHLSDYQNLFHRVSLELSKSSKSISKNNDISISTADRVKSFKTDEDPSFVELLFQYGRYLLISCSRPGTQPANLQGIWNKDVEPAWDGAPHLNINLQMNYWPSLSCNLKECQEPLFDYISSLSETGSKTAKVNYEASGWVAHQVSDLWAKTSPDRGEAVWALWPMGGAWLCTHLWEHFTYTMDKDFLKNKAYPLLEGCTSFLLDWLIEGPGGYLETNPSTSPEHMFMSPEGKQASVSYSATMDIAIIKEVFSAFISASEILGSQDALLTKVQEAQSKLPPTKIARDGSIMEWAQDFEDPDPHHRHVSHLFGLFPGHTITVDKTPELCKAADYTLFKRGEEGPGWSTTWKASLWARLHNSEHAYRMIKHLIDLVDPDHEADYEGGLYSNLFTAHPPFQIDANFGFSAAIAEMLVQSTTKDLFLLPALPRDKWANGCVKGLKARGGVTVNICWKEGDLHEVGIWSKDQNSIQRLHYRGSTVMTNISAGRVFTFNRQLKCVKTYCVSIGN